Proteins from one Nakamurella multipartita DSM 44233 genomic window:
- a CDS encoding ATP-binding protein has translation MGQTMADRVESARRRRFVGREGELTRLEGLLRSPDPGIVFVSGPSGVGKSTLLRRFAERATESGARVTLLDARDVPPTAEAVALRLGGAAAGTSAGRPVIIVDTYELLAEVDPVLREQIAPTLPADALLVIGGQHPPAAGWRTDPGWSELLVSLRLPNLSEADSAAYLAARDVPAAAHPAAIEFTHGHPLALALVAEVLRERGSFVPDRSADVIGVLVGSLVRHTPSPTHRRALEAAAQVRFVTEPLLAALIEVPDAAEHFDWLRAQPFVESGPSGLYLHDLARTVLSTDLRWRHPELSVRMHARAREYYLARLDSPDPMTQAGVLLDLMYLHTDLRRFLQPPDQAAGLRLDRARPDDGAAVVELVGRHEGAVSAELARAWWTHPAAAWSVVRDGGADPPTVVGAVCLLAVDRVPDPAGDDTAPADPAVDAARRQLRTMPPVRPGERVTLVRFWLTRDDDQSVSPGQALITAHLARHYLSTPGLAVSMIPFRQPEQWADACAYTDQVRLPAADFVVDATASIVYGHDWRLQPPPVWIAALSAREVGSPPAELPATGVPLLVLDEAEFATAVKRALRELTRPDRLRDNPLLRCRVIGAATGEHASAADRVAALQAMLRDTVRALGAGPPADQRLARVLHRAYVSPAPTLERAAEVLDLPSSTFRRLLGTAQGRVVDALWARELGT, from the coding sequence ATGGGTCAGACGATGGCGGACCGGGTCGAGTCCGCGCGCCGGCGCCGGTTCGTCGGGCGCGAGGGGGAGCTCACCCGGCTGGAGGGCCTGCTCCGCTCGCCCGATCCGGGAATCGTCTTCGTCTCCGGCCCCTCGGGCGTGGGCAAGTCGACGCTGCTGCGCCGGTTCGCCGAGCGGGCCACGGAGTCCGGCGCCCGGGTCACCCTGCTCGACGCCCGTGATGTCCCCCCGACCGCCGAGGCCGTCGCCCTCCGGCTGGGCGGGGCGGCCGCCGGGACGAGCGCGGGCCGGCCGGTCATCATCGTGGACACCTACGAGCTGCTGGCCGAGGTCGACCCCGTGCTGCGCGAGCAGATCGCCCCGACCCTGCCGGCCGACGCGCTGCTGGTGATCGGCGGCCAGCACCCGCCGGCCGCCGGCTGGCGCACCGACCCGGGCTGGAGCGAGCTGCTGGTGAGCCTGCGGCTGCCGAACCTGAGCGAGGCCGACTCGGCCGCGTACCTGGCCGCTCGCGACGTCCCGGCCGCGGCGCACCCGGCCGCGATCGAGTTCACCCACGGGCATCCGCTGGCCCTGGCCCTGGTCGCCGAGGTGCTGCGGGAGCGGGGCAGCTTCGTGCCGGACCGCTCGGCCGACGTGATCGGGGTGCTGGTCGGCTCCCTGGTCCGGCACACCCCGTCGCCCACCCACCGCCGCGCGCTGGAGGCCGCCGCGCAGGTCCGCTTCGTCACCGAGCCGCTACTGGCCGCGCTGATCGAGGTCCCCGACGCGGCCGAGCACTTCGACTGGCTGCGGGCCCAGCCGTTCGTCGAGTCCGGGCCTTCCGGCCTGTACCTGCACGACCTGGCCCGCACCGTGCTGTCCACCGACCTGCGCTGGCGGCACCCGGAGCTGTCGGTGCGGATGCACGCCCGGGCCCGGGAGTACTACCTGGCCCGGCTGGACAGCCCGGACCCGATGACGCAGGCCGGCGTGCTGCTGGACCTGATGTACCTGCACACTGACCTGCGCCGGTTCCTGCAGCCGCCGGACCAGGCGGCCGGGCTGCGCCTGGACCGGGCCCGACCCGACGACGGTGCCGCTGTCGTCGAGCTGGTCGGCCGGCACGAGGGCGCGGTCTCGGCCGAGCTGGCCCGGGCCTGGTGGACCCACCCGGCCGCGGCCTGGTCGGTCGTGCGGGACGGCGGGGCCGACCCGCCGACGGTGGTCGGCGCGGTCTGCCTGCTCGCGGTGGACCGGGTGCCGGACCCAGCGGGCGACGACACCGCGCCGGCCGACCCGGCCGTGGACGCGGCCCGGCGGCAGCTGCGCACGATGCCGCCGGTCCGGCCGGGGGAGCGGGTCACCCTGGTCCGGTTCTGGCTGACCCGCGACGACGACCAGTCCGTGTCCCCGGGGCAGGCGCTGATCACCGCACACCTGGCCCGGCACTACCTGAGCACCCCCGGGCTGGCCGTGTCGATGATCCCGTTCCGGCAGCCCGAGCAGTGGGCCGACGCCTGCGCCTACACCGACCAGGTCCGGCTGCCGGCGGCCGACTTCGTCGTCGACGCCACGGCCAGCATCGTCTACGGGCACGACTGGCGGCTGCAGCCACCACCGGTCTGGATCGCCGCCCTGTCGGCCCGGGAGGTCGGCTCGCCGCCGGCCGAGCTTCCCGCCACCGGGGTGCCGTTGCTGGTGCTGGACGAGGCGGAGTTCGCGACCGCCGTCAAACGGGCGTTGCGCGAGCTGACCCGGCCCGACCGGCTGCGGGACAACCCGTTGCTGCGCTGCCGGGTGATCGGCGCGGCCACCGGCGAACACGCCAGCGCCGCCGATCGGGTGGCCGCGCTGCAGGCGATGCTGCGGGACACGGTCCGCGCGTTGGGCGCCGGCCCGCCGGCCGACCAGCGGCTGGCCCGGGTGCTGCACCGGGCCTACGTCTCGCCGGCACCGACCCTGGAACGGGCGGCCGAAGTGCTCGATCTACCGTCCAGCACCTTCCGCCGGCTGCTGGGCACCGCCCAGGGCCGGGTGGTCGACGCGCTGTGGGCCCGCGAGCTGGGCACCTGA
- a CDS encoding PAC2 family protein has protein sequence MSEFMPLRNPVMIAAFEGWNDAGDAASAAVEQLGLIWDAVPLTELDPEGFYDFQVTRPTVRLVDGVTRTIEWPTTRLSVCRLPDSPSDVILVHGIEPNFRWRAFCDELLKIAVDHQVSKVIGLGALLADVPHTRPIQVTGSAHDEQTAVSLGLTRSRYEGPTGISGVFQDACVQAGIPALSFWASVPHYVSQAPSPKATLALLHRVEEVLDVAVPLGNLPAQADEWEAEVSQIASEDEEISEYIRSLEEREEQDEPLKPASGESIAAEFERYLRRRGPKPGGDSWR, from the coding sequence ATGAGTGAGTTCATGCCCCTGCGCAACCCCGTGATGATTGCCGCCTTCGAGGGTTGGAACGACGCCGGCGACGCGGCCAGTGCGGCCGTCGAGCAGCTCGGCCTGATCTGGGACGCGGTGCCGCTGACTGAACTGGACCCCGAGGGCTTCTACGACTTCCAGGTCACCCGGCCGACGGTGCGGCTGGTGGACGGGGTGACCCGGACCATCGAGTGGCCGACCACCCGGCTGTCGGTGTGCCGGCTGCCCGACTCGCCCAGCGACGTCATCCTGGTGCACGGCATCGAGCCCAACTTCCGCTGGCGGGCGTTCTGTGACGAGCTGCTCAAGATCGCGGTGGACCACCAGGTGAGCAAGGTGATCGGGCTCGGCGCGCTGCTGGCCGACGTGCCGCACACCCGGCCGATCCAGGTGACCGGGTCCGCCCACGACGAGCAGACCGCGGTGAGCCTGGGCCTGACCCGGTCCCGGTACGAGGGTCCGACCGGTATCTCCGGGGTCTTCCAGGACGCCTGCGTGCAGGCCGGCATCCCGGCCCTGTCGTTCTGGGCGTCCGTGCCGCATTACGTCTCCCAGGCGCCCTCGCCGAAGGCCACGCTGGCCCTGCTGCACCGGGTCGAGGAGGTGCTGGACGTGGCGGTGCCGTTGGGCAACCTGCCCGCCCAGGCCGACGAGTGGGAGGCCGAGGTCAGCCAGATCGCCTCCGAGGACGAGGAGATCTCCGAGTACATCCGCTCGCTGGAGGAACGCGAGGAGCAGGACGAGCCGCTCAAGCCGGCCTCCGGCGAGTCGATCGCCGCGGAGTTCGAGCGGTACCTGCGCCGGCGCGGGCCCAAGCCGGGCGGGGACTCCTGGCGCTGA
- the metH gene encoding methionine synthase yields MTAAPRHPLLTALSERVLVADGAMGTMLQAQDPSLDDFAGLEGCNEILNVTRPDIVRAVHRAYLEVGVDAIETNTFGANLANLAEYDIPDRIYELSRAGAALARAEADEFSTPDHPRFVLGSVGPGTKLPTLGHAGYVTLRDAYQQEVAGLLDGGSDAIIVETCQDLLQAKSAILAAKRAMTASGIVVPIIVHVTVETTGTMLLGSEIGAALTALEPLGVDYIGLNCATGPAEMSEHLRYLSRHATVGVSVMPNAGLPQLGPNGAVYPLSPAELAQALSGFVTEFGLGLVGGCCGTTPEHLRQVVEAVRDLRAAGRRPRREPGLSSLYQAVPFQQDASVLMVGERTNANGSKAFREAMLAQDWQACIEIARAQTRDGAHVLDLNVDYVGRDGAADMASLASRLATASTLPIMIDSTEPEVIGAGLEHLGGRSIVNSVNFEDGDGPTSRYTRIMNLVAEHGAAVVALTIDEQGQARTREHKVAIAERLIADLTGTWGMAESDIVVDCLTFPIATGQEETRRDGIETIEAIRELKRRHPDLHFTLGISNVSFGLNPAARQVLNSVFLAECTAAGLDSAIVHPSKILPMARIPEEQRTVALDLVWDRRREGYDPLQRVLEMFEGATTAAGRATRAAEMAALPLDERLQRRIIDGERNGLEADLDEALTMRSALEIINDTLLEGMKTVGELFGSGAMQLPFVLTSAEVMKTAVAYLEPHMEKADSGGKGTIVLATVKGDVHDIGKNLVDIILSNNGYSVVNLGIKQPIATILSAAQDSGADAIGMSGLLVKSTVIMKENLEEMNARGIAEKYPVLLGGAALTRSYVENDLSSVFKGDVRYARDAFEGLRLMDGVMSRKRGLDPVAAAAETAKIAERKARHERSKRIAEKRKAAAAEEEQVDVPARSDVATDNPVPTPPFWGSRVIKGIALADYSTMLDERATFMGQWGLRGSKGGQGPSYEELVEKEGRPRLRYWLDRLHTDKVLEAAVVYGYFPCVSEGDDVVVLAEPTPDAAELCRFTFPRQRRDRHLCLSDFYRSRESARQTGQVDVIAFTVVTMGQRIADFANELFAANAYRDYLEVHGLSVQLTEALAEFWHQRIRSELVFPDGSNAAAEDSAEIEKFFDLEYRGARYSFGYPACPDLTDQTKVMALLEPERIGVELSEEFQLHPEQSTSALVAHHPEAKYFAAR; encoded by the coding sequence GTGACTGCCGCCCCCCGCCACCCGTTGTTGACCGCCCTGAGCGAGCGCGTGCTCGTGGCCGACGGCGCCATGGGCACCATGCTGCAGGCGCAGGACCCGTCGCTGGACGACTTCGCCGGCCTGGAGGGTTGCAACGAGATCCTCAACGTGACCCGCCCGGACATCGTCCGGGCGGTGCACCGCGCCTACCTGGAGGTGGGGGTCGACGCGATCGAGACCAACACCTTCGGTGCCAACCTGGCCAATCTGGCCGAGTACGACATTCCCGACCGGATCTACGAGCTGAGCCGGGCCGGCGCGGCGCTGGCCCGGGCCGAGGCGGACGAGTTCTCCACGCCCGACCACCCGCGGTTCGTGCTCGGGTCGGTGGGCCCGGGCACCAAGCTGCCGACGCTGGGCCACGCCGGCTACGTGACGTTGCGCGACGCCTACCAGCAGGAGGTCGCCGGCCTGCTCGACGGCGGGTCGGACGCGATCATCGTGGAGACCTGTCAGGACCTGCTGCAGGCCAAGTCGGCGATCCTGGCCGCCAAGCGGGCGATGACCGCGTCCGGGATCGTCGTGCCGATCATCGTGCACGTCACCGTGGAGACCACCGGCACGATGCTCCTCGGCTCGGAGATCGGGGCCGCCCTGACCGCCCTGGAACCGCTGGGCGTGGACTACATCGGCCTGAACTGCGCCACCGGCCCGGCCGAGATGAGCGAGCACCTGCGGTACCTGTCCCGGCACGCCACCGTCGGGGTGTCGGTGATGCCCAACGCGGGGCTGCCCCAGCTCGGACCCAACGGGGCGGTCTACCCGCTCTCGCCGGCCGAGCTGGCCCAGGCGCTGTCCGGCTTCGTCACCGAGTTCGGGCTGGGCCTGGTCGGCGGCTGCTGCGGCACCACCCCCGAGCACCTGCGGCAGGTGGTCGAGGCGGTGCGCGACCTGCGGGCGGCCGGCCGGCGCCCGCGCCGCGAACCGGGCCTGTCCTCGCTCTACCAGGCGGTGCCGTTCCAGCAGGACGCGTCCGTGCTGATGGTCGGCGAACGGACCAACGCCAACGGCTCCAAGGCCTTCCGCGAGGCCATGCTGGCCCAGGACTGGCAGGCCTGCATCGAGATCGCCCGCGCGCAGACCCGCGACGGCGCGCACGTGCTCGACCTGAACGTCGATTACGTGGGCCGGGACGGGGCCGCCGACATGGCCTCGTTGGCCTCGCGGCTGGCCACCGCGTCCACCCTGCCGATCATGATCGACTCGACCGAGCCGGAGGTGATCGGCGCCGGGCTGGAGCACCTGGGCGGCCGGTCCATCGTCAACTCGGTGAACTTCGAGGACGGCGACGGCCCGACCTCCCGCTACACCCGGATCATGAACCTGGTCGCCGAGCACGGCGCCGCCGTCGTCGCGCTGACCATCGACGAGCAGGGGCAGGCGCGCACCCGCGAGCACAAGGTGGCCATCGCCGAGCGGCTGATCGCCGACCTGACCGGGACCTGGGGCATGGCCGAGAGCGACATCGTGGTCGACTGCCTGACCTTCCCGATCGCCACCGGGCAGGAGGAGACCCGGCGCGACGGCATCGAGACCATCGAAGCCATCAGGGAACTCAAGCGTCGGCACCCGGATCTGCATTTCACGCTGGGCATCTCGAACGTCTCCTTCGGCCTGAACCCGGCCGCCCGGCAGGTGCTCAACTCGGTGTTCCTGGCCGAATGCACCGCCGCCGGCCTGGATTCGGCGATCGTGCACCCGTCGAAGATCCTGCCGATGGCCCGGATCCCGGAGGAGCAGCGCACGGTCGCGCTCGATCTGGTCTGGGACCGGCGCCGCGAGGGCTACGACCCGCTGCAGCGGGTGCTGGAGATGTTCGAGGGCGCGACGACGGCCGCCGGCCGGGCCACCCGGGCGGCCGAGATGGCCGCGCTGCCGCTGGACGAGCGGTTGCAGCGGCGAATCATCGACGGCGAACGCAACGGCCTGGAGGCCGACCTGGACGAGGCGCTGACCATGCGGTCGGCCCTGGAGATCATCAACGACACCCTGCTGGAGGGCATGAAGACGGTCGGTGAGCTGTTCGGCTCCGGCGCGATGCAGCTGCCGTTCGTGCTCACCTCGGCCGAGGTGATGAAGACCGCGGTCGCCTACCTGGAACCGCACATGGAGAAAGCCGATTCGGGCGGTAAGGGCACCATCGTGCTGGCCACGGTCAAGGGCGACGTACACGACATCGGCAAGAACCTGGTCGACATCATCCTGTCCAACAACGGCTACTCGGTGGTCAATCTCGGCATCAAGCAGCCGATCGCGACGATCCTGTCGGCCGCCCAGGACAGTGGCGCGGACGCCATCGGAATGTCCGGCCTGCTGGTCAAGTCCACGGTGATCATGAAGGAGAACCTGGAGGAGATGAACGCCCGCGGCATCGCCGAGAAGTACCCGGTGCTGCTCGGCGGGGCCGCGCTGACCCGCTCGTACGTGGAGAACGACCTGTCCTCGGTGTTCAAGGGCGACGTCCGGTACGCCCGGGACGCGTTCGAGGGGCTGCGGCTGATGGACGGGGTGATGTCGCGCAAGCGGGGCCTGGACCCGGTTGCCGCGGCCGCCGAGACGGCCAAGATCGCCGAGCGCAAGGCCCGGCACGAACGCTCCAAGCGGATCGCCGAGAAGCGCAAGGCGGCCGCGGCCGAGGAGGAGCAGGTCGACGTCCCCGCCCGCAGCGACGTGGCCACCGACAACCCGGTGCCGACCCCGCCGTTCTGGGGTTCCCGGGTGATCAAGGGCATCGCGCTGGCCGACTACTCGACCATGCTCGACGAGCGGGCGACGTTCATGGGTCAGTGGGGCCTGCGCGGCAGCAAGGGCGGGCAGGGTCCCAGCTACGAGGAACTCGTGGAGAAGGAGGGCCGGCCCCGGCTGCGCTACTGGCTGGACCGGCTGCACACGGACAAGGTGCTGGAGGCGGCCGTGGTCTACGGCTACTTCCCGTGCGTGTCCGAGGGCGACGACGTCGTCGTGCTGGCGGAGCCCACGCCCGACGCCGCCGAGCTGTGCCGGTTCACCTTCCCGCGGCAACGCCGGGACCGGCACCTGTGCCTGAGCGACTTCTACCGCTCGCGGGAGTCCGCGCGGCAGACCGGCCAGGTCGACGTCATCGCGTTCACCGTGGTCACCATGGGCCAGCGCATCGCCGACTTCGCCAACGAGCTGTTCGCGGCCAACGCCTACCGGGACTACCTGGAGGTGCACGGCCTGTCGGTGCAGCTGACCGAGGCGCTAGCCGAGTTCTGGCACCAGCGGATCCGCAGCGAGCTGGTCTTCCCCGACGGGTCCAACGCGGCCGCCGAGGACTCCGCGGAGATCGAGAAGTTCTTCGATCTGGAGTACCGCGGGGCGCGCTACTCCTTCGGCTACCCGGCCTGCCCGGACCTGACCGACCAGACCAAGGTGATGGCGCTGCTGGAACCCGAACGGATCGGCGTCGAGCTGTCCGAGGAGTTCCAGTTGCATCCGGAACAGTCCACGTCGGCGCTGGTGGCCCACCACCCCGAGGCCAAGTACTTCGCGGCCCGATGA
- a CDS encoding HAD family hydrolase, whose product MSAPDGPPLRAVLFDMDGTVVDSEHLWAQAMTQIAAELGGTLSAEVLARTTGLSVPASVDLMLTELGSDLAHHEATEQLLARTAEVFAAELMWQPGAQELIDALRAEGVATALVTNSPRVVVDVALQRLGGHRFDLSVCGDEVAVHKPDPEPYLTAMRGLQRPAAQCLAVEDSPSGTAAAVTAGIPVLVVPSEVDVPEGPGRVFAASLLDATVDELRHLHHAFHRSRFGA is encoded by the coding sequence ATGAGCGCCCCCGACGGTCCGCCGCTGCGCGCGGTGCTGTTCGACATGGACGGCACCGTGGTCGATTCCGAGCACCTGTGGGCGCAGGCGATGACGCAGATCGCGGCCGAGCTGGGCGGCACCCTGTCGGCGGAGGTGCTGGCCCGGACCACCGGCCTGTCGGTGCCGGCGTCGGTGGACCTGATGTTGACCGAACTCGGCTCCGACCTGGCCCATCACGAGGCGACCGAGCAGTTGCTGGCCCGCACGGCCGAGGTGTTCGCGGCCGAGCTGATGTGGCAGCCGGGCGCCCAGGAACTGATCGACGCGCTGCGCGCCGAGGGGGTGGCCACCGCGCTGGTCACCAACTCGCCGCGGGTCGTCGTCGACGTCGCCCTGCAGCGGCTGGGTGGGCACCGGTTCGACCTGTCGGTCTGCGGCGACGAGGTGGCGGTGCACAAGCCCGACCCGGAGCCCTACCTGACCGCGATGCGAGGGCTCCAGCGGCCGGCCGCGCAGTGCCTGGCGGTGGAGGATTCCCCGTCCGGCACCGCGGCCGCGGTGACCGCCGGAATCCCGGTGCTGGTGGTGCCGTCCGAGGTGGACGTCCCCGAAGGCCCGGGCCGGGTGTTCGCCGCCTCGCTGCTGGACGCCACCGTCGACGAGCTGCGGCATCTGCATCACGCGTTCCACCGGAGTCGTTTCGGGGCATAG
- a CDS encoding PhzF family phenazine biosynthesis protein, with translation MSSPRESSALRYAAFTSTPDGGNPAGIVLAAQRLSDAAMLAIAAEIGFSETAFVVGGDPAERALTLRYFTPVAEIPFCGHATIATAVALAQRHGPGPFRFRTPAGPIVIDTTEVDGRIRAAFTSVEPWVVAMPAGILVELTGLLGLTAEDLHPDYPPAISFAGNRHPILVLADQDRLDRFTFDPDLLRALMDREDWAGTVTVAVPRGPMEFESRNPFPVGTITEDPATGSAAASLGAYLRHLGRLRLPATVLIHQGRHVGRPSLLTVDIPASGGIRVSGEAVPMAAAAGAAGLTSRLRASRATGR, from the coding sequence ATGAGCAGCCCGCGAGAGTCCTCGGCCCTGCGGTACGCCGCGTTCACCTCCACGCCGGACGGGGGCAACCCGGCCGGGATCGTGCTGGCCGCGCAGCGCCTGTCGGACGCCGCCATGCTGGCCATCGCCGCCGAGATCGGCTTCTCGGAAACGGCTTTCGTGGTCGGCGGGGATCCGGCCGAGCGTGCGCTCACGCTGCGGTACTTCACCCCGGTGGCCGAGATCCCGTTCTGCGGCCACGCCACCATCGCCACCGCGGTGGCCCTGGCGCAGCGGCACGGCCCGGGGCCCTTCCGGTTCCGCACCCCGGCCGGCCCCATCGTCATCGACACCACCGAGGTCGACGGCCGGATCCGGGCCGCCTTCACCAGCGTCGAACCGTGGGTGGTGGCCATGCCGGCCGGCATCCTGGTCGAGCTGACTGGCCTGCTCGGCCTCACCGCCGAGGACCTGCACCCGGACTACCCGCCGGCCATTTCCTTCGCCGGCAACCGGCACCCCATCCTGGTGCTGGCCGACCAGGACCGCCTGGACCGCTTCACCTTCGACCCGGACCTGCTGCGGGCCCTGATGGACCGGGAGGACTGGGCCGGCACGGTCACCGTCGCTGTCCCCCGGGGCCCGATGGAGTTCGAGTCCCGCAACCCGTTTCCGGTGGGGACGATCACCGAGGACCCGGCCACCGGCTCGGCGGCCGCCTCGCTGGGGGCCTACCTGCGCCACCTCGGCCGGCTCCGGCTGCCGGCCACCGTGCTGATCCACCAGGGCCGGCACGTGGGCCGGCCGAGCCTGCTCACCGTCGACATCCCGGCGTCCGGCGGCATCCGGGTCAGCGGCGAGGCGGTGCCGATGGCCGCAGCGGCGGGGGCCGCCGGCCTGACCAGCCGGCTCAGAGCCAGCCGGGCCACCGGCAGGTAG
- a CDS encoding YaaA family protein: MNVLLPPSETKAPGGDGPPLALSALGFPELNRRRTELIAAVIALCADPVLARSALGVAASKDGEIVATARLRTTGTRPALHRYTGVLYDHLEVAGLPPAARARAAERLLITSALFGLLRGGDPVPAYRFSAGSRLAGQPTVAAGWRPVLAPVLAGLDGLVVDLRSGAYAAFAPVPAAVTVRVLSEAVPGDPSTRSVVSHFAKAAKGRLAHALVATRAQVDDVPAVIRVARRAGLRAERTGERSIDLIT; this comes from the coding sequence GTGAACGTACTGCTGCCTCCGTCGGAGACCAAGGCCCCCGGCGGCGACGGGCCCCCGCTGGCGCTGTCCGCGCTGGGCTTTCCCGAACTGAACCGGCGCCGCACCGAACTCATCGCCGCGGTGATCGCGCTGTGCGCGGATCCGGTGCTCGCCCGGTCCGCGCTGGGCGTCGCGGCCAGCAAGGACGGCGAGATCGTCGCGACCGCCCGGCTGCGCACCACCGGCACCCGGCCGGCCCTGCACCGCTACACCGGGGTGCTCTACGACCACCTGGAGGTGGCCGGGCTGCCGCCGGCGGCCCGGGCCCGCGCGGCCGAGCGGCTGCTGATCACCTCGGCCCTGTTCGGCCTGCTGCGCGGCGGCGACCCGGTGCCCGCCTACCGGTTCTCGGCCGGCTCCCGGCTGGCCGGCCAGCCCACGGTGGCCGCCGGATGGCGCCCGGTGCTGGCGCCGGTGCTGGCCGGGCTGGACGGATTGGTAGTGGATCTGCGGTCGGGGGCGTACGCGGCGTTCGCGCCGGTCCCGGCCGCGGTCACCGTGCGGGTGCTGTCCGAGGCGGTACCCGGTGACCCGAGCACCCGCAGCGTCGTCAGCCACTTCGCCAAGGCGGCCAAGGGCCGGCTGGCCCACGCCCTGGTCGCCACCCGGGCGCAGGTCGACGACGTGCCCGCGGTGATCCGGGTGGCCCGGCGGGCCGGCCTCCGGGCCGAGCGGACGGGGGAGCGCTCGATCGACCTGATCACCTGA
- a CDS encoding cryptochrome/photolyase family protein, translated as MNASAPAERRWLFADQLGPHFLDTDDQPVLLVQSRRAFARRRFHRQKAHLVLSALRHRAAELSDRCEFRAVDRYTDAAGDRALTVCHPTTRGALALVQRLPGVQVLPARGFVTGMADFAAWADGRGRLLMEDHYRIARRRQGVLMDGDEPAGGRWNFDADNREPPPKPRRGRSGPPTLGVPEPWWPQEDEIDEQVRRDLDRWERDGDVRFVGRDGPRRFAATRHEALQALEHFVAHRLAAFGRYEDAMLADDAWMAHSLLSAPLNLGLLDPLEVVHRVEDAYRGGQAPIAAAEAVVRQILGWRDYVWHLYWYLGPDYPAGNGLRARRGLPDWFAELDADAVQARCLSGVLADLRDHGWVHHIPRLMVLGNFALQQGWDPAELTDWFHRCFVDGYEWVMVANVVGMSQFADGGRITTKPYAAGGAYINRMSDYCGPCAYRPTVRVGEQACPFTAGYWNFLHRHRGELSGNHRMAQPLRGLDRLADLDALLDQERRRGTDPP; from the coding sequence GTGAACGCATCCGCGCCAGCCGAACGCCGGTGGCTCTTCGCCGACCAGCTCGGGCCGCACTTCCTGGACACCGACGACCAGCCGGTGCTGCTGGTGCAGTCGCGCCGGGCGTTCGCCCGCCGCCGGTTCCACCGGCAGAAGGCGCATCTGGTGCTGTCCGCGCTGCGGCACCGGGCCGCCGAGTTGTCCGACCGCTGTGAGTTCCGGGCGGTCGACCGGTACACCGACGCGGCCGGCGACCGGGCGCTGACGGTGTGCCACCCGACCACCCGGGGCGCGCTGGCCCTGGTGCAGCGACTGCCCGGGGTGCAGGTGCTGCCGGCTCGTGGGTTCGTCACCGGCATGGCCGACTTCGCCGCCTGGGCCGACGGCCGCGGCCGGCTGCTGATGGAGGACCACTACCGCATCGCCCGCCGCCGGCAGGGGGTGCTGATGGACGGCGACGAACCGGCCGGCGGCCGGTGGAATTTCGACGCCGACAACCGCGAACCGCCACCCAAGCCCCGCCGCGGCCGGTCCGGGCCGCCGACGCTGGGTGTCCCCGAGCCCTGGTGGCCGCAGGAGGACGAGATCGACGAGCAGGTGCGCCGCGATCTGGACCGGTGGGAGCGCGACGGCGACGTCCGCTTCGTCGGCCGGGACGGCCCGCGCCGGTTCGCCGCCACCCGGCACGAGGCCCTACAGGCGCTGGAGCACTTCGTGGCCCACCGGCTGGCCGCCTTTGGCCGCTACGAGGACGCGATGCTGGCCGACGACGCCTGGATGGCGCACTCGCTGCTGTCCGCGCCGTTGAACCTGGGCCTGCTGGACCCGCTGGAGGTGGTGCACCGGGTCGAGGACGCCTACCGGGGCGGGCAGGCGCCGATCGCCGCGGCCGAGGCGGTGGTGCGGCAGATCCTGGGCTGGCGGGACTACGTCTGGCACCTGTACTGGTACCTGGGGCCGGACTACCCGGCCGGCAACGGGTTACGGGCCCGGCGCGGGCTTCCGGACTGGTTCGCCGAGCTGGACGCGGACGCGGTGCAGGCCCGCTGCCTGTCCGGAGTGCTCGCCGACCTGCGCGACCACGGCTGGGTCCACCACATCCCGCGGCTGATGGTGCTGGGCAACTTCGCGTTGCAGCAGGGATGGGATCCGGCCGAGCTGACCGACTGGTTCCACCGCTGCTTCGTCGACGGGTACGAGTGGGTGATGGTGGCCAACGTCGTCGGCATGTCGCAGTTCGCCGACGGCGGCCGGATCACCACCAAGCCCTACGCCGCCGGCGGCGCCTACATCAACCGGATGAGCGACTACTGCGGCCCGTGCGCCTACCGGCCGACGGTGCGGGTCGGTGAGCAGGCCTGCCCGTTCACCGCCGGCTACTGGAACTTCCTGCACCGGCACCGGGGCGAGTTGTCCGGCAACCACCGGATGGCCCAACCGCTGCGCGGGCTGGACCGGCTGGCCGACCTGGACGCGCTGCTGGACCAGGAACGCCGCCGCGGCACCGACCCGCCCTGA
- a CDS encoding organic hydroperoxide resistance protein — MAALSYTTTATAWGGRMGRVATSDGTLDYQLSMPESMGGEGGEGTNPEQLFAAGYAACFHNALRSVARKEKVDVTDSAVSVTVQIGGTATDGFRLAITIEAEMPGVDRETGQRVLDGAHGRCPYSRALAGNHDLTLVLVDPS; from the coding sequence ATGGCCGCACTGTCCTACACCACCACCGCGACGGCCTGGGGCGGTCGGATGGGCCGGGTGGCCACGTCCGACGGCACCCTGGACTACCAGCTGTCCATGCCCGAGAGCATGGGCGGCGAAGGTGGTGAGGGCACCAACCCGGAGCAGCTGTTCGCCGCCGGGTACGCGGCGTGCTTTCACAATGCGCTGCGCTCGGTCGCCCGCAAGGAGAAGGTCGACGTCACCGACTCGGCCGTGTCGGTGACCGTGCAGATCGGCGGCACCGCCACCGACGGCTTCCGGCTGGCCATCACCATCGAGGCCGAGATGCCGGGCGTGGACCGGGAAACCGGGCAACGCGTGCTGGACGGCGCGCACGGCCGCTGCCCCTACAGCCGGGCGCTGGCCGGCAACCACGACCTGACCCTGGTGCTGGTCGACCCGTCCTGA